In one window of Candidatus Eisenbacteria bacterium DNA:
- a CDS encoding PDZ domain-containing protein gives MTRAPRVPHFLSHRFATVARLAMSCVLLFGTLAPSVTSAQGTLSALQTDVDQIARRARPSVVTVMAQRSVQRAGDAQARPRSRVGSGVAIDDHEIVTVASLVLGAQRVVVRTSNGIVAEAEVVGADAISNVALLRVADVRLPVIKFASHGGARTGDWVVSLGTSYRAQATQSVGNVAYVHREPGRTLLQLTNTVYPGNSGAAAIDVHGELVGIVEGEIGAPDLVADESPEERSGAGASFVLPPEVLRPVLESLRREGFVRHAFLGVTTRAVSVRSIARGGRRTPIGAVIERVVPGGPAERAGLRGGDIVVAFAGERVEYPEQLARWVASAAPGSSAEIVWAREEVGMNTAVELGEAPREAPAAWNASWLEDESPTRSPARIAELEREIRRLSGELDRLKIEPRR, from the coding sequence TTGACGCGAGCGCCCCGAGTTCCGCACTTCCTGAGCCACCGTTTCGCGACCGTGGCGCGGCTCGCGATGTCGTGCGTGCTCCTGTTCGGAACTCTCGCACCCTCGGTGACGAGTGCCCAGGGCACGCTGAGCGCGCTCCAGACCGACGTCGACCAGATCGCGCGCCGCGCTCGACCTTCGGTGGTCACGGTGATGGCGCAGCGTTCCGTCCAGCGTGCGGGTGACGCTCAGGCGCGCCCGCGCTCGCGCGTAGGTTCGGGTGTGGCGATCGACGATCACGAAATCGTGACCGTCGCGAGCCTGGTGCTCGGAGCGCAACGCGTGGTGGTGCGGACCTCGAATGGCATCGTCGCGGAGGCCGAGGTGGTCGGAGCCGATGCGATTTCGAACGTCGCGCTGCTGCGCGTCGCCGACGTCCGGCTGCCGGTGATCAAGTTCGCGTCCCACGGCGGCGCGCGCACCGGCGACTGGGTGGTCTCGCTCGGGACTTCGTATCGCGCCCAGGCAACGCAATCGGTCGGCAACGTCGCTTACGTTCACCGCGAGCCCGGTCGCACGCTGCTCCAGCTGACCAACACGGTGTATCCGGGAAACAGTGGTGCGGCGGCGATCGACGTGCACGGCGAGCTGGTCGGCATCGTCGAGGGCGAGATCGGCGCGCCGGACCTGGTCGCCGACGAGAGCCCCGAAGAGCGCAGCGGCGCCGGAGCCAGCTTCGTGCTGCCGCCGGAAGTGCTCCGCCCGGTGCTCGAGTCGTTGCGCCGCGAAGGCTTCGTGCGTCACGCCTTCCTGGGGGTGACGACGCGTGCGGTGAGCGTTCGCAGCATCGCGCGGGGCGGCCGCCGCACGCCGATCGGCGCGGTCATCGAGCGCGTGGTCCCGGGCGGGCCCGCCGAGCGCGCCGGCCTGCGGGGCGGCGACATCGTCGTCGCATTCGCAGGTGAACGCGTCGAGTACCCGGAGCAGCTGGCGCGCTGGGTGGCCAGTGCCGCGCCGGGTTCCTCCGCCGAGATCGTCTGGGCGCGCGAAGAGGTCGGAATGAACACCGCCGTCGAGCTGGGCGAGGCGCCGCGCGAGGCGCCCGCGGCCTGGAATGCTTCGTGGCTCGAGGACGAGAGTCCCACGCGCTCACCCGCGCGCATCGCCGAACTCGAGCGCGAGATTCGGCGGCTCAGCGGCGAGCTCGACCGCTTGAAGATCGAGCCGCGACGCTAG